The Ornithorhynchus anatinus isolate Pmale09 chromosome X2, mOrnAna1.pri.v4, whole genome shotgun sequence genome window below encodes:
- the PARD6G gene encoding partitioning defective 6 homolog gamma isoform X2: MNRSFTKSQTLRFFDCNAVEVKSKFGAEFRRFSLDRYKPGKFADFYQLVLHTHRISSTDVLIGYADVHGDLLPINNDDNFFKAVSSANPLLRVFIQRQEVDHCSFGTSTLTRRKKALVTLRSEPPRRRPHLDIGLPHDFRPVSSIIDVDILPETHRRVRLYRHGCQKPLGFYIRDGASVRVSPHGLEKVPGIFISRMVPGGLAESTGLLAVNDEVLEVNGIEVAGKTLDQVTDMMIANSHNLIVTVKPANQRNNVVRGSRTSGSSGQSTDSAASQHSLPPPAHVLQNFLPDDVESDEEADLVIEGVLGPPPGPAAPGPPRPGGPRPPPAFPGPESNVSLYRLLSSLKSDPRHSLATPQGGVEEDGTVITL; encoded by the exons ATGAACCGCAGCTTCACCAAGTCCCAGACCCTGCGCTTCTTCGACTGCAACGCGGTGGAAGTGAAGAGTAAG TTCGGGGCGGAATTCCGGAGGTTCTCCCTGGACCGCTACAAACCCGGGAAGTTTGCGGACTTCTACCAGCTGGTTCTGCACACCCACCGCATCTCCAGCACGGACGTGCTCATCGGCTACGCGGACGTGCACGGAGACCTGCTGCCCATCAACAACGACGATAACTTCTTCAAGGCCGTGTCCAGCGCCAACCCGCTGCTCCGCGTCTTCATCCAGCGGCAAG AAGTGGACCACTGCAGCTTCGGGACCAGCACGCTGACCCGCAGGAAGAAGGCGCTGGTGACCCTGCGCAGCGagccgccccgccgccggccgcacCTGGACATCGGCCTGCCCCACGACTTCCGGCCGGTGTCCTCCATCATCGACGTGGACATCCTGCCCGAGACCCACCGGCGCGTCCGGCTCTACCGGCACGGCTGCCAGAAGCCGCTGGGCTTCTACATCCGCGACGGGGCCAGCGTGCGGGTGTCGCCCCACGGGCTGGAGAAGGTCCCGGGCATCTTCATCTCGCGCATGGTGCCCGGCGGGCTGgccgagagcacgggcctgctggCCGTCAACGACGAGGTCCTGGAGGTCAACGGCATCGAGGTGGCCGGCAAGACGCTGGACCAGGTCACGGACATGATGATCGCCAACAGCCACAACCTCATCGTCACGGTCAAGCCGGCCAACCAGCGCAACAACGTGGTCCGCGGCAGCCGGACGTCCGGCAGCTCGGGACAGTCGACGGACAGCGCCGCCAGCCAGCACAGcctgcccccgcccgcccacgTCCTGCAGAACTTCCTCCCCGACGACGTGGAGAGCGACGAGGAGGCCGACCTGGTCATCGAGGGGGTGCTgggccccccgccgggccccgcggcccccggcccgccgcgcccgggcggcccccgcccgccgcccgccttcCCCGGCCCGGAGAGCAACGTCAGCCTCTACCGGCTCCTCAGCTCGCTCAAGTCCGACCCCCGCCACAGCCTGGCCACCCcgcagggtggggtggaggaggacggCACGGTCATCACGCTGTag
- the PARD6G gene encoding partitioning defective 6 homolog gamma isoform X1 has translation MNRSFTKSQTLRFFDCNAVEVKSKFGAEFRRFSLDRYKPGKFADFYQLVLHTHRISSTDVLIGYADVHGDLLPINNDDNFFKAVSSANPLLRVFIQRQEEVDHCSFGTSTLTRRKKALVTLRSEPPRRRPHLDIGLPHDFRPVSSIIDVDILPETHRRVRLYRHGCQKPLGFYIRDGASVRVSPHGLEKVPGIFISRMVPGGLAESTGLLAVNDEVLEVNGIEVAGKTLDQVTDMMIANSHNLIVTVKPANQRNNVVRGSRTSGSSGQSTDSAASQHSLPPPAHVLQNFLPDDVESDEEADLVIEGVLGPPPGPAAPGPPRPGGPRPPPAFPGPESNVSLYRLLSSLKSDPRHSLATPQGGVEEDGTVITL, from the exons ATGAACCGCAGCTTCACCAAGTCCCAGACCCTGCGCTTCTTCGACTGCAACGCGGTGGAAGTGAAGAGTAAG TTCGGGGCGGAATTCCGGAGGTTCTCCCTGGACCGCTACAAACCCGGGAAGTTTGCGGACTTCTACCAGCTGGTTCTGCACACCCACCGCATCTCCAGCACGGACGTGCTCATCGGCTACGCGGACGTGCACGGAGACCTGCTGCCCATCAACAACGACGATAACTTCTTCAAGGCCGTGTCCAGCGCCAACCCGCTGCTCCGCGTCTTCATCCAGCGGCAAG AAGAAGTGGACCACTGCAGCTTCGGGACCAGCACGCTGACCCGCAGGAAGAAGGCGCTGGTGACCCTGCGCAGCGagccgccccgccgccggccgcacCTGGACATCGGCCTGCCCCACGACTTCCGGCCGGTGTCCTCCATCATCGACGTGGACATCCTGCCCGAGACCCACCGGCGCGTCCGGCTCTACCGGCACGGCTGCCAGAAGCCGCTGGGCTTCTACATCCGCGACGGGGCCAGCGTGCGGGTGTCGCCCCACGGGCTGGAGAAGGTCCCGGGCATCTTCATCTCGCGCATGGTGCCCGGCGGGCTGgccgagagcacgggcctgctggCCGTCAACGACGAGGTCCTGGAGGTCAACGGCATCGAGGTGGCCGGCAAGACGCTGGACCAGGTCACGGACATGATGATCGCCAACAGCCACAACCTCATCGTCACGGTCAAGCCGGCCAACCAGCGCAACAACGTGGTCCGCGGCAGCCGGACGTCCGGCAGCTCGGGACAGTCGACGGACAGCGCCGCCAGCCAGCACAGcctgcccccgcccgcccacgTCCTGCAGAACTTCCTCCCCGACGACGTGGAGAGCGACGAGGAGGCCGACCTGGTCATCGAGGGGGTGCTgggccccccgccgggccccgcggcccccggcccgccgcgcccgggcggcccccgcccgccgcccgccttcCCCGGCCCGGAGAGCAACGTCAGCCTCTACCGGCTCCTCAGCTCGCTCAAGTCCGACCCCCGCCACAGCCTGGCCACCCcgcagggtggggtggaggaggacggCACGGTCATCACGCTGTag